In Pseudomonas sp. FP1742, the DNA window GAAGCAGCAGGAGCTGCGCGAGTTCACCTCCAAACAGGCCCAGTACCGCAGCGGTCTGTCATTGCAGCGTCAGGAAATCGCCATGTCCGAGCCATTGGTGGCTCAGGGCGCGGTGTCCCCGGTTGAGGTTTTGCGACTCAAGCGTGCCGAAGTCGAAACCCGCGGCCAACTGGACGCCACCACCCTGGCGATCCCGCGCGCGGAATCGGCGATCAAGGAAGTGCAGCGCAAGATCGATGAGACTCGCGGCAAATTCCGCAGCGAAGCCCTGACCCAACTCAACGAAGCGCGCACCGATCTGAACAAGGCCCAGGCCACCGGCAAGGCGCTGGAAGACCGGGTCAGCCGGACACTGGTGACATCGCCGGTGCGCGGCATCGTCAACAAGTTGCTGGTGAACACCATCGGTGGCGTGATCCAGCCGGGCAGCGACCTGGTGGAAATCGTGCCGCTGGACGACACCTTGCTGGTGGAGGCCAAGATTCGCCCGCAAGACATCGCCTTCCTGCATCCGGGGCAAGACGCCACGGTGAAGTTCACGGCTTACGACTACACCATTTATGGTGGGCTGAAGGCCAAGCTGGAACAGATCGGCGCCGACACCATCACCGACGAAGACAAGAAGACCACTTACTACATCATCAAACTGCGCACCGAGCGCAGCCATCTGGGTACGGATGAAAAGCCGTTGCTGATCATCCCGGGGATGGTGGCGTCGGTGGACATCATTACCGGCAAGAAGACCGTGCTCAGTTATTTGCTCAAGCCGATTATCCGGGCTCGGGCGGAGGCGTTGCACGAGCGG includes these proteins:
- a CDS encoding HlyD family type I secretion periplasmic adaptor subunit, translated to MLLKSGVKESIRRYFKGSASLQGQPLPEVNKALIEDAPRVVRLTIWAIIGFFVFLMLWANFAVIDEVTKGDGKAIPSSKIQKIQNLEGGIVSELFVKEGQIVEAGAPLIRLDDTRFASNVGETEADRLSMLLRVERLSAEVDDRPLNFPADVLKAVPGQAASEQSLYISRRQQLHDEIGGLQEQLIQKQQELREFTSKQAQYRSGLSLQRQEIAMSEPLVAQGAVSPVEVLRLKRAEVETRGQLDATTLAIPRAESAIKEVQRKIDETRGKFRSEALTQLNEARTDLNKAQATGKALEDRVSRTLVTSPVRGIVNKLLVNTIGGVIQPGSDLVEIVPLDDTLLVEAKIRPQDIAFLHPGQDATVKFTAYDYTIYGGLKAKLEQIGADTITDEDKKTTYYIIKLRTERSHLGTDEKPLLIIPGMVASVDIITGKKTVLSYLLKPIIRARAEALHER